One window of Bacillus sp. THAF10 genomic DNA carries:
- the rho gene encoding transcription termination factor Rho, producing the protein MDLTISHLENLKLKELYEFARQHKVSYYSKLTKKELIFAILKAQAEKDGLLFMEGVLEVIQSEGFGFLRPINYSPSSEDIYISASQIRRFDLRNGDKVSGKVRPPKENERYYGLLHVEAVNGDDPESAKERVHFPALTPLYPDRQIVLETKPKGLSTRIMDIMAPVGFGQRGLIVAPPKAGKTMLIKEIANSITTNHPEAELIVLLIDERPEEVTDIERSVAGDVVSSTFDEVPENHIKVAELVLERALRLVEHKRDVIILMDSITRLARAYNLVIPPSGRTLSGGIDPAAFHRPKRFFGAARNIEEGGSLTILATALVDTGSRMDDVIYEEFKGTGNMELHLDRQLAERRIFPAIDIRRSGTRKEELLIPKDHLDKLWAIRKTMSDSPDFAEKLLRRLRQSKNNQEFFEMLEEEQKAGVAKR; encoded by the coding sequence ATGGATTTAACAATTTCACATTTAGAAAATCTAAAACTTAAAGAACTATATGAATTTGCACGTCAACATAAAGTTTCCTATTACAGTAAACTAACAAAAAAAGAGCTTATTTTTGCCATCCTTAAAGCGCAAGCTGAAAAAGACGGTCTCCTTTTCATGGAAGGGGTACTAGAGGTTATCCAATCAGAAGGCTTCGGTTTCTTACGCCCTATTAACTATTCTCCAAGCTCAGAGGATATCTACATTTCTGCATCCCAAATTCGTCGTTTTGACCTAAGAAACGGAGATAAAGTATCCGGAAAAGTCCGTCCGCCAAAGGAAAATGAGCGCTATTACGGACTATTACACGTGGAAGCGGTAAACGGTGATGATCCGGAATCTGCAAAGGAACGTGTCCACTTTCCGGCATTGACCCCACTATACCCAGATCGCCAAATCGTGCTCGAAACAAAACCAAAAGGCCTTTCCACACGCATCATGGACATTATGGCACCTGTCGGCTTTGGTCAGCGTGGACTTATTGTTGCACCGCCAAAAGCAGGGAAAACGATGCTGATTAAGGAAATCGCCAACAGTATTACAACGAATCACCCAGAAGCAGAACTAATTGTTTTGTTAATCGATGAGCGACCTGAGGAAGTAACCGACATCGAACGCTCGGTAGCGGGCGATGTGGTAAGCTCAACTTTTGATGAGGTCCCAGAAAACCACATCAAAGTAGCGGAGCTTGTGTTAGAACGTGCGCTTCGCCTTGTAGAGCATAAGCGTGACGTTATTATCCTTATGGACAGCATCACTCGTTTGGCACGTGCCTACAACCTAGTTATCCCACCAAGTGGACGTACGCTATCCGGTGGTATCGACCCAGCTGCTTTCCACCGTCCAAAACGTTTCTTTGGGGCAGCCCGTAATATCGAAGAGGGTGGAAGCTTAACCATTCTTGCAACAGCGCTTGTAGATACAGGCTCACGTATGGACGATGTCATCTATGAAGAATTCAAAGGAACAGGAAACATGGAGCTCCACCTAGATCGTCAGCTTGCTGAGCGTCGTATTTTCCCAGCGATCGACATTCGTCGCTCCGGAACGCGAAAAGAAGAGCTGCTTATTCCAAAGGATCACCTGGACAAGCTCTGGGCTATCCGCAAAACGATGTCCGACTCTCCGGACTTTGCCGAAAAGCTACTGCGTAGACTACGTCAATCCAAAAACAACCAAGAATTCTTCGAAATGCTCGAAGAAGAACAAAAGGCTGGCGTGGCAAAGCGATAA
- the glpX gene encoding class II fructose-bisphosphatase produces the protein MERSLSMELIRVTEAAALSSARWMGRGDKDSADGAATSAMRDVFDTVPMKGTVVIGEGEMDEAPMLYIGEKLGTGYGPRVDVAVDPLEGTNIVASGGWNALAVLAIADHGNLLHAPDMYMDKIAVGPAAVGKIDINASVTDNLKAVAEAKNKDIEDLVAVILNRPRHEKIIAELREAGARIKLIDDGDVAAAINTAFDHTGVDILFGSGGAPEGVIAAVALKCLGGEIQGKLLPQNEKELQRCKKMGIEDVNAVLRMEDLVRGDDAIFAATGVTDGELLRGVQFKGTNATTHSVVMRAKSGTVRFIDGQHNIKKKPNLVIKP, from the coding sequence ATGGAAAGAAGTTTATCAATGGAATTAATTCGAGTAACAGAAGCGGCTGCGCTATCCTCGGCAAGATGGATGGGACGTGGCGATAAAGATAGCGCTGATGGAGCAGCAACCTCTGCAATGCGTGATGTATTTGACACAGTGCCGATGAAAGGAACCGTTGTCATTGGAGAAGGGGAAATGGACGAAGCTCCTATGCTTTATATTGGCGAAAAGCTTGGGACAGGCTATGGCCCACGTGTGGATGTAGCGGTTGATCCACTAGAAGGGACAAACATCGTTGCGTCTGGTGGCTGGAACGCCCTTGCAGTTTTAGCCATTGCTGACCACGGCAACCTGCTTCATGCACCGGATATGTACATGGACAAGATTGCGGTTGGCCCAGCTGCTGTTGGTAAAATTGATATTAATGCTTCTGTAACAGACAACCTTAAAGCAGTGGCAGAAGCAAAAAATAAAGACATAGAAGATCTGGTGGCCGTTATTTTAAACAGACCACGCCACGAAAAAATCATTGCAGAGTTAAGAGAAGCAGGAGCTCGTATCAAATTAATTGACGATGGCGATGTGGCAGCAGCTATTAACACAGCATTCGATCATACAGGTGTGGATATTCTGTTCGGCTCAGGTGGAGCACCTGAAGGCGTGATTGCAGCGGTAGCCCTAAAATGCCTTGGGGGAGAAATCCAAGGAAAGCTTCTTCCACAAAACGAAAAAGAGCTACAACGTTGTAAAAAAATGGGGATTGAGGACGTCAACGCAGTGTTAAGAATGGAAGATCTTGTGCGCGGCGATGATGCGATTTTTGCTGCTACAGGTGTAACGGATGGTGAACTTCTTCGTGGAGTTCAATTTAAAGGCACCAACGCTACGACGCACTCTGTCGTTATGCGTGCGAAATCCGGAACGGTCCGCTTTATCGACGGTCAGCATAACATCAAAAAGAAACCTAACTTAGTAATCAAACCTTAA
- a CDS encoding UDP-N-acetylglucosamine 1-carboxyvinyltransferase yields the protein MEKLKILGGNKLNGTVRVSGAKNSAVALIPATILADTPVTIEGLPKISDVQILSSLLEEIGGTVNLDGEDLTVDPSAMIAMPLPSGKVKKLRASYYLMGAMLGRFKKAVVGLPGGCHLGPRPIDQHIKGFEALGAEVTNEQGAIYLRADELRGARIYLDVVSVGATINIMLAAVKAKGRTIIENAAKEPEIIDVATLLSSMGAKIKGAGTDVIRIDGVEHLHGCKHTIIPDRIEAGTYMVMAAATGGEMIIDNVIPTHLEPLIAKLREMGVRVDINNDQDQVLVVPGEKLRAVDVKTLVHPGFPTDLQQPMTTLLTKAEGTSIVTDTIYSARFKHVDELRRMNANIKVEGRSAIINGPIQLQGAKVKASDLRAGAALVIAGLLADGLTEVTGLEHIDRGYSHLEEKLKGLGANIWRESMTKEEIDQMQNS from the coding sequence ATGGAAAAGTTAAAGATTCTTGGTGGAAACAAGCTAAATGGAACAGTTCGAGTCAGCGGAGCAAAAAATAGTGCAGTGGCATTAATCCCTGCAACAATATTAGCCGACACGCCTGTAACGATTGAAGGGTTACCGAAAATTTCGGATGTACAAATATTGAGTAGTCTTTTAGAGGAAATTGGTGGAACAGTTAATCTAGACGGAGAGGACCTCACAGTCGATCCTTCCGCAATGATTGCGATGCCACTACCTAGTGGAAAAGTCAAAAAGCTACGCGCTTCCTATTATTTAATGGGCGCAATGCTTGGCCGCTTCAAAAAAGCGGTAGTAGGCTTACCTGGTGGGTGTCACCTTGGTCCAAGACCGATCGACCAACACATCAAAGGTTTTGAAGCGCTTGGTGCAGAAGTTACCAATGAACAAGGTGCCATCTACCTTCGCGCAGATGAGCTGAGAGGCGCACGAATCTACCTTGATGTCGTAAGTGTCGGGGCAACCATCAACATCATGCTTGCTGCTGTAAAGGCAAAAGGCAGAACCATCATTGAAAACGCAGCAAAAGAGCCGGAAATCATTGATGTGGCAACCCTCCTAAGCAGCATGGGTGCAAAAATTAAAGGAGCAGGGACCGATGTCATCCGTATCGATGGTGTCGAACATCTTCATGGCTGTAAGCACACCATAATCCCTGACCGCATTGAAGCAGGTACATACATGGTCATGGCAGCTGCAACCGGTGGCGAAATGATTATTGATAATGTAATCCCAACTCACTTGGAGCCGCTAATTGCCAAGCTTCGTGAAATGGGCGTCCGTGTGGATATCAACAACGATCAAGATCAGGTGCTTGTTGTTCCAGGAGAAAAACTACGAGCAGTGGATGTGAAAACCCTTGTTCACCCTGGATTCCCAACCGACTTACAACAGCCGATGACCACACTGCTTACAAAAGCAGAAGGAACAAGTATCGTCACAGATACCATTTATTCTGCCCGCTTTAAGCACGTGGATGAGCTGCGCCGCATGAACGCTAACATTAAGGTGGAAGGACGTTCCGCCATCATAAACGGACCAATTCAACTGCAAGGTGCGAAAGTAAAAGCAAGCGACCTTCGTGCAGGTGCTGCGCTAGTCATCGCAGGACTGTTAGCAGATGGCCTAACAGAAGTCACAGGCTTAGAGCATATTGACCGAGGATACAGCCATCTCGAGGAAAAACTCAAAGGGCTTGGTGCAAACATCTGGCGCGAAAGCATGACAAAAGAAGAAATCGATCAAATGCAAAATTCATAA
- the fsa gene encoding fructose-6-phosphate aldolase — MKFFIDTANLEEIKEAHALGILDGVTTNPSLVAKENISFEDRLREITALVEGSVSAEVIALDAEGMIEEGKALAAIAPNITVKVPMTPEGLKAVKVFSELNIKTNVTLIFNANQALLAARAGATYVSPFLGRLDDIGQNGLDLITTIADIFAIHDIPTEIIAASIRHPMHITEAALKGAHIATVPYKVILQLFNHPLTDQGIEKFLADWNNRKQ, encoded by the coding sequence ATGAAATTTTTTATCGACACAGCTAACCTAGAAGAAATAAAAGAAGCTCACGCCTTAGGAATTCTTGACGGCGTTACAACCAATCCAAGTTTAGTGGCAAAAGAAAACATCTCATTTGAAGATCGCCTGCGCGAAATCACAGCACTTGTGGAAGGCTCTGTCAGCGCTGAAGTCATCGCACTTGATGCTGAGGGAATGATTGAAGAAGGAAAAGCACTCGCTGCCATTGCACCAAACATCACTGTAAAAGTGCCAATGACACCAGAAGGTCTAAAAGCAGTAAAAGTTTTCTCTGAACTCAACATCAAAACAAATGTCACCCTTATCTTCAATGCAAATCAAGCATTGCTTGCAGCAAGAGCAGGGGCAACCTATGTTTCTCCATTCCTTGGCCGTCTAGATGATATCGGACAAAACGGGTTAGACCTCATTACAACGATTGCGGACATCTTTGCCATTCATGATATCCCAACAGAAATCATTGCAGCGTCCATCCGTCACCCAATGCACATTACAGAAGCAGCATTAAAAGGCGCGCACATTGCGACAGTACCTTACAAAGTAATTCTGCAACTGTTCAACCACCCGCTAACTGACCAAGGAATTGAAAAATTCCTAGCAGACTGGAACAACCGCAAGCAATAA
- a CDS encoding class II fructose-bisphosphate aldolase: protein MPLVSMTEMLKKANAEGYAVGQFNLNNLEFTQAILQAAQEENSPVILGVSEGAGRYMGGFKTVVALVKALMEEYGVTVPVAIHLDHGSSFESCAKAIHAGFTSVMIDASHHPFEENIETTSKVVELAHFHGVSVEAELGVVGGQEDDVIADGVIYADPNECEELVKRTGIDCLAPALGSVHGPYKGEPNLGFKEMEEINNRAGVPLVLHGGTGIPTHDIQKAISFGTAKINVNTENQISSAKAVRETLAAKPEEYDPRKYLGPARDAIKETVKGKMREFGSSNKA from the coding sequence ATGCCTTTAGTTTCTATGACAGAAATGCTAAAAAAAGCAAATGCAGAAGGCTATGCAGTAGGGCAGTTCAACCTGAACAACCTAGAATTCACGCAAGCAATTCTTCAAGCAGCACAAGAGGAAAACTCACCAGTAATTCTTGGTGTTTCTGAAGGTGCGGGCCGATATATGGGTGGCTTTAAAACCGTTGTAGCGTTGGTTAAAGCGCTAATGGAAGAATACGGGGTAACTGTACCTGTTGCCATTCACTTAGACCACGGTTCTAGCTTCGAATCTTGTGCAAAAGCGATTCACGCTGGTTTTACATCTGTAATGATTGACGCTTCTCACCATCCATTTGAGGAGAACATCGAAACAACTTCCAAAGTTGTTGAGCTTGCACACTTCCACGGAGTTTCTGTTGAGGCAGAGCTTGGAGTGGTTGGTGGCCAAGAGGACGACGTTATTGCTGACGGCGTTATCTATGCAGACCCTAACGAATGTGAAGAGCTAGTAAAACGCACTGGTATTGATTGCCTTGCTCCAGCTCTTGGCTCCGTACACGGTCCTTACAAAGGTGAACCAAACCTTGGCTTCAAAGAGATGGAAGAAATCAACAACCGTGCTGGTGTACCACTAGTGCTACACGGCGGAACTGGAATTCCTACGCATGACATCCAAAAAGCAATCTCTTTTGGAACAGCAAAAATTAACGTAAACACAGAAAACCAAATCTCCTCTGCAAAAGCAGTTCGCGAAACACTTGCTGCTAAACCAGAAGAGTACGATCCACGCAAATACTTGGGCCCAGCTCGAGATGCGATCAAAGAAACAGTAAAAGGAAAAATGCGCGAATTCGGATCTTCCAATAAAGCGTAA
- a CDS encoding response regulator produces the protein MGQKLLIVDDQYGIRILLNEVFQKEGYQTFQAANGYQALDIVEKHSPDLVLLDMKIPGMDGIEILKRLKAINSDIQVIIMTAYGELDMIQESKDLGAITHFAKPFDIDEIREAVRKNMPKQSVEQGPSN, from the coding sequence GTGGGGCAAAAATTACTGATTGTAGATGACCAGTATGGAATACGGATACTGCTTAATGAGGTATTCCAGAAAGAGGGCTATCAAACGTTTCAGGCAGCAAACGGATACCAGGCACTCGATATCGTTGAAAAGCATTCACCGGACTTAGTATTGTTGGACATGAAGATCCCCGGTATGGATGGAATTGAAATTTTAAAAAGACTAAAAGCAATCAATTCTGATATCCAGGTTATCATTATGACAGCTTACGGAGAATTGGATATGATCCAAGAATCAAAGGACCTAGGTGCCATTACGCATTTTGCTAAGCCATTTGATATCGATGAAATTAGAGAGGCTGTCCGAAAAAATATGCCTAAACAGTCTGTTGAACAAGGGCCATCTAACTGA
- a CDS encoding DUF2529 domain-containing protein encodes MLKIFTTQLQGIFQKIAGDAEFALEDGARLLAQAAVGEGHIYVFGAGEMKAVEAEAVEGAEPLGKVRLLSELNSYHDLLDTDRALIISRFSTDEEAVNTAKALRELGVEIVGMSTVMEGAETLDKLVDVHIDLKLKKPLIPGDDGERFGFPSSMVALYAYFGLAFTLREMLEEVED; translated from the coding sequence ATGTTAAAAATATTTACAACCCAGCTACAAGGTATTTTTCAAAAAATTGCCGGTGATGCGGAATTTGCTTTAGAGGATGGTGCTCGCTTATTAGCCCAAGCGGCTGTGGGAGAAGGGCATATTTATGTTTTCGGAGCTGGAGAAATGAAAGCGGTCGAGGCGGAAGCGGTCGAGGGAGCGGAACCACTAGGGAAAGTTCGCCTACTTTCCGAGTTAAACAGTTATCACGACCTGCTTGATACCGACCGCGCCTTGATTATTAGCCGCTTTTCGACGGATGAGGAAGCGGTGAATACGGCAAAAGCCTTACGTGAGCTTGGAGTGGAGATAGTTGGAATGTCAACTGTGATGGAGGGTGCGGAAACACTCGATAAGCTAGTTGATGTACATATCGATTTAAAGCTGAAAAAACCGTTAATCCCCGGCGATGATGGTGAGCGGTTTGGCTTCCCTAGCAGTATGGTCGCTTTGTATGCCTATTTTGGCTTGGCGTTTACATTGCGGGAGATGTTGGAGGAAGTGGAGGATTGA
- a CDS encoding CTP synthase has translation MTKYIFVTGGVVSSLGKGITAASLGRLLKNRGLNVTIQKFDPYINVDPGTMSPYQHGEVFVTDDGAETDLDLGHYERFIDINLNKYSNVTTGKIYSTVLKKERRGDYLGGTVQVIPHITNEIKERVFRAGRETNADVVITEIGGTVGDIESLPYLEAIRQIKSDIGRDNVMYIHCTLVPYIRVAGELKTKPTQHSVKELRGLGIQPNIIVLRSEMPISQDMKDKIALFCDIDEKAVIESIDADTLYEVPLAYQAQDMDNIVVDHLKLNTKAAADMTEWTKLVDKVKNLSKKTTIALVGKYVELQDAYLSVAEALRHAGYEFDADVKINWINSEEVTADNVDELLSDADGILVPGGFGDRGVEGKIEAIRYARVNKVPFFGICLGMQLASVEFARNVLGFEGAHSAELNPGTPYPVIDLLPEQKDIEDLGGTLRLGLYPCKLIDDSLAQKAYADEVVYERHRHRYEFNNQYRQQMEEHGFIFSGTSPDGRLVEVIEIKDHPWFLASQFHPEFTSRPNRPQPLFRDFVAASLKNAEVMA, from the coding sequence ATGACAAAGTATATTTTTGTAACAGGTGGCGTTGTGTCATCTTTAGGTAAAGGAATCACGGCAGCATCTTTAGGAAGATTATTAAAGAATCGCGGATTAAATGTAACGATTCAAAAATTCGATCCATACATCAACGTGGACCCAGGTACGATGAGTCCATACCAGCATGGGGAAGTTTTCGTTACAGATGATGGCGCAGAAACGGACTTAGACCTTGGCCATTACGAGCGTTTCATTGATATCAATCTAAACAAATATTCCAACGTTACAACAGGGAAAATTTACTCCACAGTCTTGAAAAAAGAACGCCGTGGTGACTACCTTGGTGGAACGGTTCAGGTTATCCCACACATCACGAACGAAATCAAAGAGCGTGTTTTCCGTGCAGGCCGCGAAACAAATGCCGATGTAGTTATCACAGAAATTGGCGGAACAGTAGGGGACATCGAATCACTTCCGTACTTAGAAGCAATCCGTCAAATTAAGAGCGATATCGGCCGTGATAACGTCATGTACATTCACTGTACCCTTGTACCATACATCCGTGTAGCAGGGGAGCTTAAAACAAAGCCAACACAGCATAGCGTAAAAGAGCTTCGCGGACTAGGTATTCAGCCAAACATTATCGTTTTACGTTCGGAAATGCCAATCTCCCAAGATATGAAGGACAAAATTGCGCTTTTCTGTGATATTGATGAAAAAGCAGTAATTGAATCCATTGATGCTGACACACTTTATGAGGTTCCACTTGCTTACCAAGCACAAGACATGGATAACATCGTTGTGGATCACTTAAAGCTTAATACAAAAGCAGCTGCAGACATGACCGAATGGACAAAGCTTGTGGACAAGGTGAAAAACCTTTCCAAGAAAACAACGATTGCCCTTGTTGGTAAATATGTGGAGCTTCAGGATGCGTATCTTTCTGTAGCAGAAGCACTTCGCCATGCTGGTTATGAGTTTGATGCAGATGTGAAAATTAACTGGATCAACTCGGAGGAAGTAACAGCGGATAACGTGGACGAGCTTCTTTCCGATGCAGACGGAATCCTCGTTCCTGGTGGCTTTGGTGATCGCGGAGTAGAAGGGAAAATCGAAGCGATTCGTTATGCGCGTGTCAACAAAGTACCATTCTTCGGTATCTGCCTAGGCATGCAGCTAGCTTCTGTTGAGTTTGCCCGTAACGTACTAGGCTTTGAGGGAGCGCACTCTGCAGAATTAAATCCAGGCACGCCATATCCAGTAATTGATCTACTTCCTGAGCAAAAAGACATCGAAGACCTCGGCGGAACGTTGCGTTTAGGACTCTACCCTTGCAAGCTGATCGACGATTCTCTTGCCCAAAAAGCGTACGCGGACGAAGTGGTATACGAGCGTCACCGTCATCGCTATGAGTTCAACAACCAATATCGTCAGCAAATGGAAGAACACGGCTTCATCTTCTCTGGTACAAGCCCGGATGGCCGCTTAGTGGAAGTAATTGAAATCAAGGATCACCCATGGTTCCTAGCATCTCAGTTCCACCCAGAATTCACATCAAGACCAAACCGCCCACAACCGCTATTCCGCGACTTTGTGGCAGCATCGTTAAAAAATGCTGAGGTTATGGCGTAA
- the rpoE gene encoding DNA-directed RNA polymerase subunit delta, which produces MALKNLTSEELKEMSLIEIATAIFYEKKQSVTFSELVAEIKDLTGFTDEDLKGKLSQFYTDLNIDGRFICVGENQWGLRAWYPYDQIEEETTPQVKSKKKKAKKADEDDLDEDFEDLDEEELEFDDLDDYEEDDEVEEEEADVDEDDSDDDEDFEDDLIEDEEEYDDIDDEDEESSDEDEEEKL; this is translated from the coding sequence TTGGCATTAAAGAATCTAACATCAGAAGAGTTGAAAGAAATGTCATTGATCGAGATTGCTACAGCAATTTTTTATGAAAAAAAGCAATCAGTCACTTTTTCAGAATTAGTAGCGGAGATCAAAGATCTGACAGGTTTTACAGATGAAGACCTTAAAGGCAAGCTCTCTCAATTCTACACTGACCTGAATATTGACGGCCGTTTCATTTGTGTTGGAGAAAACCAATGGGGACTTCGTGCATGGTATCCTTATGATCAAATTGAAGAGGAAACAACTCCTCAAGTAAAAAGCAAGAAGAAGAAGGCGAAGAAGGCGGACGAGGATGACTTGGACGAGGACTTCGAAGACCTTGATGAAGAAGAGTTGGAATTCGACGACCTTGACGATTACGAAGAGGATGACGAAGTGGAAGAAGAAGAAGCCGATGTGGACGAAGATGACAGCGATGATGACGAAGACTTCGAGGACGATTTAATCGAAGACGAAGAAGAGTACGACGACATCGATGACGAAGACGAAGAGTCCAGCGATGAAGATGAGGAAGAAAAACTCTAA